One Trichormus variabilis 0441 genomic window, CAAATTCTGGATGCTGAGTTACAGATGCACCCAATAACCCCAACCGATTTGTAACTTGTAAACCTTTCTCAATCGCTGGAATTAAGGAATCTGTCAAACTAGCAGTCCTAAAAGGTAAGGTTAGATAACTTGCCATACAAAAGCGGCACATTTCTGGACAACTCCGCACCACCTCCACCATGAAGATATTTTCCCAAGCAGCTTTTTCTGTTACTACAGTCGAAGCTGACAGTGTATTTCCTCGATAAGTCTGCTTCTGTACCACTGGGGGAACTTCCAAGGAAATTGGCTTAATCGAACTTATGACCCCATCTGCTGCTTCATACTCAACCACATACAAACTTGGAACATAAATTCCAGGTACTTGTGCGAGTGCTTGCAGTTGATTTTGCCTAGAAGCATTCCTGACTTCCTTATAAGCCTCAATCAAATTACCCAGCAGATTTTCCCCATCACCCAGCAAAATTACATCAAAAAATTCGGCAAAAGGTTCCGGGTTCGCAGTGAGAACAGGGCCACCACCAAAAACGATGGGATGGGAATCATCACGCAAACTGGCGCGAATAGGAATTTGTAAAGATTCCAGGAGATTTAAAATATTGACATAATCCAACTCCCAAGAAATAGAAAAGCCGACAATTTCTGGTTCTCTAGGAAGTGGTTCGTAAGTATCGGTAAATAAACGACTCACCTGCACATCGCTACGCATTGCCAAAGTCGCCCATACTACCTGATAGCCCAAACTAGTGATACCCACTGTGTACTCATTTGGGAAGGAAAATATCAGTGGTATGGCGTTGGTTTCTGGTGTAGCAGGGGTAAATAACAGGCGTTCAGCGCTAAATAAAGAAGATGTCACAGGAGTTTTATCAAAATATATCTATCTATATTTAATTTTAAGCCATAGAATTATCATGTTAAAAACTAATGTAGTAGCATTGGCAAAGATCACAGGTAA contains:
- a CDS encoding B12-binding domain-containing radical SAM protein; protein product: MTSSLFSAERLLFTPATPETNAIPLIFSFPNEYTVGITSLGYQVVWATLAMRSDVQVSRLFTDTYEPLPREPEIVGFSISWELDYVNILNLLESLQIPIRASLRDDSHPIVFGGGPVLTANPEPFAEFFDVILLGDGENLLGNLIEAYKEVRNASRQNQLQALAQVPGIYVPSLYVVEYEAADGVISSIKPISLEVPPVVQKQTYRGNTLSASTVVTEKAAWENIFMVEVVRSCPEMCRFCMASYLTLPFRTASLTDSLIPAIEKGLQVTNRLGLLGASVTQHPEFETLLDYISQPKYDDVRLSIASVRTNTVTEQLAKTLAKRDTRSLTIAVESGSEKIRQIINKKLHNDEIIQAAINAKAGGLTALKLYGMVGLPGETPEDLDATVTMMRSIKKAAPGLRLTLGCSTFVPKAHTPFQWYGVNRQAEKRLQSLQKQLKPQGIDFRPESYNWSIIQALISRGDRRISQLLELTRDFGDSLGSYKRAFKQLKGQIPDLEFYVHSDWSTEQILPWSHLQGPLPQSTLLKHLAEATSHFHKELQPLN